Part of the Cercospora beticola chromosome 5, complete sequence genome is shown below.
CGGCTTCGCGCAACTTCGTCTTGGGCACTCGTGCATGACAACCTCGAGCTGCTCAGGATCGTGGCTGCCCGAAGCAATAGGCGCTGGCTCGACTGAGAACCCACCTGGCATATGTCCGCCGCTCACCTCCTCCGCTCTCGGTCCATCGCCACATAAGAAGGCCACTGTGTATGCAGCGATGGATCGACAGCGTGAATGTTTGGGTTTGCATCAATCTGCAAAGCGTAAAATGCTCACAGAGCATGAATGGAGAACTCAGGGCAAATATCCTGGACCACGTATCCCTGCTCATTTTCGCAAAGCGGGGTTAGTCAGAGATGGCTTCTGAGAGCAAGAGGTAGATTGCGATCGAGGCGAGATTTATACCTTGATTGCCCCTCTTACTCAGGCGGTTATAGAGTGAGCAGAAAGTTCGCCACAGACTGAACATAGTACGTTGTACTTCCGCCCCCATTTAAATGACTACAACACTCCTTTCTTGTGCGGCAGCCGTGCCAATCGATTCAGACCGCCACGCCTTTGCTGCCCTCCTGCCGCCTGAGCCCTATAGCCCTGTAGAACCGGTCTTCTGGGTCGTACTTTCTCTTCACCGCCAACAGTCTATCCCAGTTCTCCCCATACACCTCACTCAAATTATTCCAGTCTTGCAACCAAGCCACGAAGTATTCTCCATGAAAGCCGTGACCGGCAGTGATTTGACTCGTTAGTCTCTCAAGCTGCGTTGATGCTATACTTTCCACTTCCTCAGATGTATCTTCAGGGGAAGTCACAAGCGCAACTTGCATAACATGTCTTCTACCTCGAGCATGCGGCCATGCGGTAGATGCAGGTGAAGAGACGGAATTGAAGACGGGTTCTTGCATCATTTCGAAGATCATAGAACTTCCATTTTCGAAGCCTTGGTGAAGCGTTATGGTGTCTTCGTACCATTTCCAAAGTCGAACAATGAACTCGTCATCGATGTCTGAGATTAGGGGAGCCGAACATCGGTACCTGGATGTTCCATGCCAGGCTGCGTAGGCTGAAGGAAGAGCATTCACTTGCGAGAGAGTCATCTCGCCCCCGCCGAGTTCGACTGCGCCGGGAAGCTGGAAAGCCCAGGcaaagccttcttcgctgcgtGCATGGGCTTCGCCGTGCACGTCGTAGAGTGTGAGGACTATTCCTGGACGCGCACCTTGAACTGATTGACCCATGCCGGGACCTTGATTGGCCACGAACATGGCAACTTTGGGGTCTCCTGGACGTCGATGCATTGCTGCCACCGCCTTGGAGGTCTCtgcgagagaagagtaaggCACGGTTACCAGAGCGGAGAAGATCTTGGGCGAGACGCGTTTGAGGTGAATCTTCAGCGCTGAGACGACGCCGAAGttgcctccgcctcctcgaaGGGCCCACATgagatcttcttcaccatcCTCTTTCGCCCATACCACACGACCATCACGAAGCACGACTTGAGCATCGATGAGGTTCTGAGGATCAGACACTAAGCCGTGTTCGAGAGACAGCCAGCTAATGCCTCCTACCAACGCACAGCCAGCAACCCCAACCCACGGGCACCGCGCTCCAACAGCGCCATACCCTGGTGCATGAGTATCGACAAGTTTATCGACTTCGCCCCAAGTGAGACCTGCGCCAACAGTAGCTATTTCCGTAATAGGATTGAATTCGAACGATTTGAAGCCCTGCATGCTGACGACCGCGTCGTAGGCCGAGCTGCTGCCTGTTCCAGTGCCCCGAATAGCGAAGTCTAGGATCGAGCCAGAAAGCGCCTTTACAACTTTTTGTAGTGTTGTAAGATTCTTggggacgacgacgagcatgGCATGGCGGTCTGCAGCGGTTGACCATGGTTTCGTGTGCTCTTCATACTGAGGTGGTCCGCGTTCATAGTAGGTTGGGCATACCTCCTTCAGCTCATCAAGACCCCATTCTGCAATGCCCTCCATGACTTCGTGGTGTGAGAAGTGACTGTGAAGGAGATTGAAGCGTTGTGTCTGCAGTAGCTTTGATGATGGCGTTGATAGAGAGCCTTTCAAGACGTGGTCAGTGTGTCGGATCAATCGGGCGTCTTTGTCGGGGATACCACGATGCCAACGCATCTCTATGACCCAATGGCGGAGGAATTGAGAAGTCAGTATAGCTGACGGAGATAAGTGTAGAGCGCGGTGTAGCTGCGGCTGGGGCCCTAAACAGCGGCACAGCTGAATGCAGTCGCTCAAACTTTAAAATCTGCTAAGTTCTTGCAATACGCATCCGACTTCTCGAACTAGAGGACTGTGCGTCAGCCTTTCCATTCTGTCGCAATGGGCGGATATGATCCATGTCCCAGCGCCAGGTCCATCGTCATTGTCTACTCGGCCTTGATTGATGGCGATGTCATTCCCAATGGAGGAATGTTAGGGTAAGCCATGCGGAAAAGGGTGTTGAACACTCTTTTGTGTTTGTTTCAGTAGCTTCGGGGCAGACCAAGTGCTTTCTCGCTGATGAAGTTCATGATCATCTCCTGCGAGTGCCGTTAGTACTGTTGAGCTTCTCCACAACAAAACTTGCTTCACTTACGCGGCTGACCGGAGCTAGTCTTGGTACGAAGCACTCTCGCAGATACCTCTCCACGTGATATTCGGCAGCGTAGCCCATGCCACCCATGCTCATAACGCTTCTTTCGCACGCTGTGTATGCGGCTTCTGCGGCAACATATTTGGCACTATTCGCTGCAACTCCAACTTGATGTTGCGTTATGCTCTCGTCGAAATCCGGGTGCTCAGGAGTACTGCGGTCATACAACCTCGCAGCATGGTATGTGGCGAGCTTAGCCGCTTCAAGCTGCATATAAGCTGATGCCAGTGGATGCTGGATTGCCTGATTTTGACCAATTGGTCGACCAAACACTACGCGCTCGCGAGCATAGTCAGTAGCTTTCTTTAACGCTGCATAGCCTAGTCCGAGGGCCTCTCCAGCAAGAAGGCATCGCTCAGCGTTCATGCCATGCAAGATGATTTTGAAACCTTTGCCTTCTGTGCCAATCAAAGCATCTTTTGGCACATAGTAGTTATCGAAGAACACTTGGTTGGCGTCGACCGCTCGACCGCCCATCTTTTTGATTCTTTTAATTTCCAGCCCAGGGTTTGATTTGTCCAGGTCGATGTACAACATGCTCAAACCTTCACTTGGCTTCTTGACTTCTTCCACCGGGGTGGTTCTGGCGAGCAGCACCATCTTCTGCGCTACCTGTGCATTCGTGATCCAGATCTTCTGGCCGGAGATACGATAGCCTTCTCCGTCCGGAGTGGCTAGGGTCTTGAGCTTCAGAGTGTCGAGACCAGTATTGGGTTCTGTCACGCCGAAACACGTTCTCCATTCACCGCTGACAATCTTTTTCAAGAATCGATCCCTTTGCTCCGGTGTTGCAAACTTTGAAACGGGCTGAGTGGCATATACGTTGGCGTGTATTGACTGTGCTCCTGCCATCCCGGCACCACTTTCAGCAATagtctgcatcatcatcgtcgcctcTGAAATGCCCAGTCCTGCGCCTCCAAGACTCTCGGGTAGAGCAATGCCTAGCCAGCCATCTTTGGCAAGTGCAGCATGCAGTTCCCCAGGGTATTCGCCACTGTAGTCGCGCTCCATCCAGTAATCGTCCGGGAAGTCAGAACATATTTTGAAAATCGATTCTCTGACAGTCATCTGCTCTTCTGTGAACCCAGACGTCTCCATCAGTGCCCGTCGTGCTGTCAGCGAGAAGTTTCGTGAACTGCATAGTGGTGAGCGAGCAACGGGAATTGCACGACGGCCGGCACGGCTAACTGTGCGGAGTGACGAGAAGAGCGTTTGTGCCATTGGGACTAGTAGAAAGTGACTTGTAAGAGGTGTAGGTATTGGGACAGAGTCCGTGATCTACATGCTGTACTTATTGATCATACCAGCGGCGACATCGGTAGTGACGCCAATGAAGGCTCGGGAATAAAGTTGAGGCCAGTCGGTTCGCGGGAGATGGAAGTTGGAGAGCAGGCTTGGCAAAAAACACGGACTCGCGTCCCAAGCGTTAAGCGAGTCAAGCTCGACCAAAACAATGACGACCAAACACACGcgcttcaccaccaccaccgccgacgaCACCGCCCGCCGCGCCATCACCCAACGACATTGGCGCCTTCTTGGATCATGTACAGCTAGCTCTTATTGACAGCACTGGACTCTTGCGCGCTTCTGGAAGACACCCAGCGGGACGAGTATCGAGCAGCGTAGCAACGCGCACCCCCACGGCGTAACAACCAGACACAATGGCTGCGAGAGGCAAGGCGATGCCTGTGGGCTCGTCGCAATGGATTCAGAATGAGCGCGAGCAAGCGAGCGAGTTCGTGGAGCAGGACGTCGAGGAGTTCTCGTATAGTGTGCGCAACGAGCTCGACTGGCTGAATGAGCACATGGCAGACATCTTCAGCAAATCACATGTGTAAGATCGCTCCAAAATACAGTATGAATGACTACTGACTGCCGCAGTAATTTTGCCGACATGTTCAAGACGCCTGGCAAGCTACGCGGCAAGACGCCGCGAACTGCGCGAAAAGTGAACGCTCTCGCACCGCGCCAACCACTAACTGATATATTTGCGCCCAACGCACAGCCTACAGCGGCGTCACCTGCAAAGAACACGGCGTTCTTCGAGAAGGTCACGCAATTCCAAGTTCCAGCAACGGACGAGAACAAATCACCACAACACAAGCCAGCCGGACGAGCGACAAGTCCGCAACGGATTGGAAAGCCGTACCCGTATACTGATTCCGGATACCATGGAATGATGACCGAGGACGAGATGGAGCTGGACGCGCAGAGAACCGCGAGTGTTACATCGTCGTCGCAAGTGGGTGAGCATATTCCGCAAGTCCCTGTGCATGACGAGGAAGCTCCAGTGGAGCGTTTACAAGGAGGAAGCGGAGACGACCATGTCATTAGTGACGACTCTTTTGTCTCGGCCGAAGAGCAAGGTCACGGAGTGGAAGCAGGCCAGGACGAGGTAATGGAAGACGCGCCTGGCGACACCCAGCCATATACTCACCAAGAGGAGGTCGCAATGGTTGCCAACGCGTTGCAGCAAGAAAATGTGATCGAAGTGTATGAAGATGAGCGCATGGAAGATGAAGGGGTCAAGCCAGTAGCATCCCAACCGGAACCAAAGGAAGCGCCGTTGCCCGTTGCACCCGACAACGAGGTGGATATGGAGGCTGAAGGTGCAGATGAGCACTCTGATGCTTCTAGCCCAGAGAAGCCATTGAACCGCAAGAGTAGCTTCACATTCTCGTCATTACCAGCGCGTGAGCCGCTGGGCTCAAAGCGCAGCATGGGCCAGATGGATCTGCACAGGAACAGCGTGTTCAACAAGTCGATCGGCACACGACAAACGGAAAGTCAGCACACAGAGGATGGGGCAGCCGAAGGAAGAACCCATGGTAAGACCACAGCACAGACTCTTCACGATCGGATCAACATGCTGGGCAAGACGAAGGAAGCACGGCCATCGAAAAGCATTCACCAAATTGCGTCCTTGAGCCAGACTGGTTATCCGCAGTTACCGACGATTGATCAAGACAAAGAGCAGGCAAACGAGCCTGACGTTGAGATGCATGACAAGATGGTAGACGAACCCGCTGCTCCAGTaaatgacgatgaggacgattgGATTGCGCCTACGAAACCATTTCAGACTTGGCATAGCAAGCCTTCGGAATCTGGGCTCCAGCCGACAGCAGCAAAACTGGCTTCACCGAGACCTGCAATGCACGTCAAGTCAATTTCAACTACAGAAATACCATCGCCTTCGAGAACAGAAATGGCGAGCCCTCGGCATCAGAAAGCCATATCTGTCTCACACCCCAATCTCGcagaagtattagaatctacaACACCTGCTGGCTCACCGTCGAGAAAGACAAACGATGGCCACCTCAGCGCGTCGAAGAACAGACTGTGGTCTGCGTTAAAGTCAGCCAAGAGCATTTTCGCCTCATCGGCCAGTGCTAGTGCTGCAGCGAAGTTGGAGGCGCATAACGACTCTCCTGTGCTGGCGCGTTCACCTACCCGTGATGGTGCCGAACAAAGCAACAAGATCTTCAACCTCCCTGGTGCGTTATGGTCGCAAAAGGACGTCCTTCAAAGTCCGGTCAGGAACAATTCTGTAATTTCTTTCAGTCCAAGCCGAAAGACGCGAAATTCCAATGAGAGTGAAAAGAGGCGTGAGAAAGAGCTCAAGGCGCaggagaaggctgctgctgagttGGAGAAAGCACGTGAAAAGGAGCGACAGAAGGCTGCTAAACAGCAAGCTGAAGAGGCAGCAAAAGCTGAAAAGGCTGCAAAGGCGGAAGCAGTCAAGGTTGAaaaggagaagcagcaggcggCGAAGGCTGCCGCAAATGCTTCACGACCTCAATCGGCGAACAGTGAGAAGGCTTCCGACAGCGAGACTGCGCCCCAACCGCCGCCGAAGAACAGCATGCTTCCGGCTGGTAAGTTGAGGGCTCCAGGCAGACTTATGAGGCCAACGAAAGCGTCATCGCAGACCACGCCGGCACCTGTCGCAGTTCGCATGCCATCGCAAGCGCCACGTGCTGGACCAGCTCCTTCTTCATTCAGCAAATCACAGCATGAGACTCTGGCCTCGTCAACAAGCAGCTATGCAGGACCACGTGCCGGCTCTGCTCAAGGGTACAGGCCGGGCACTGCTGGCGGCAATGCTCGTCTGAAGGCACTGGAGGCTGCAGCCCGGAAGAAAGAAGCCGATGAGAAAGCTGCTGCTAAAAAGGCTGAGCAAAAGCGCGAGCTGGAGCGCAAGCGCGCTGAGAAGGCCGAACAGGAGAAGAGAGCGGAGGAGGAGCGCAAGGCCGCAGAGCAACAGCGCGTGCAAGAAGCCAAGCAGGCTGCTGAGCGTAAAGCGGCAGAAAAGCGCGCTGCAGAAGCACGGAAACGTGAACAAGATCGCGCCGAGCAACAGAGGAGAGATCAGGAGCGTCTCGACCAACAACGCAAAGAGCAGGATcgtctcgagcagcagcgaagagaTGTCGAACGCCTTCGACAAGAAGAGGATGCACGaaaggcgaaggaagcgCACGACTTGGCGGAGGCCATCCGCCGCGAGCGCAGTCAACAAGCCCAGCAACATCCGCGTGGAGATCTGCCTGGGACCTTGCGACAGCTCGGTAAGAACACTGTGCCGACGAATCCTGCCAAACCTGCGAAGCGCCAATTCCCTATCGAGGAAGATGATCATCAGCCTCAACCACAGCGCCCTGGCATTCTGCGCAACGCGCCGTCGTATCAGCAGACCGACGCGAAGCGACGACGAACGAACGAGGAGCAGAATGACCAGAATCAGCGCACATCGGTGATGGCACCACCAAAACGGCCATCCACCATGCGCAAGGTAAGCTCTCAGATTTCTCGTTCGGCAGCAGCTACTAACGAAGCGCAGGAAACATTGTCAAAGTTCTCTGGATACACACATGCGCCGCCTCCAGCTCCTCACCACGCCAGCATGTTCAAATCCACAGTCACGGCGCAACATCAAATGCAGCATGGCAGCAAGCCAATGCACCCGAGTCAGCTTGTCCAAACATCAAGCGCACGGATTCCTTTCGCCGACAGCAACGCCAAGACACCTGGTCAGGCTTCACACTCCCAATACGCATCGGGCTATGATGCAAGCAAATTTAAAACACCCTCGAGACCAATGCAAGCTCCCAAGTCTGCCAAATCTACGCCTCACTATCCTCAAGGCGACAATATTGAGCTTCCTGACATCGCTACCGAttccgaagacgaagaagatgacgatgatgagcctGGCGGCTTCCGTGCACCCTCATGGACAGCTTCGCCGGCTCTTCGAGAGCTTCTCACTCAGCAACAACTCATGGATCCTGAGGCAGTATTTGGACCTATTGGTGAATTAAAGATGGAAGAGGTCTTCAAGAATGGTAAGAACCAGGATCGTCTGAAGCGGTTCCGCGATCGTGGCAGTAGCGCCATGTGGATTGAGACTGGTGATGCTGTCACGAGTGCAGAGAAGCGGAGAGATATGGAATTGAGAGAGAGGGTTGTGAGAGAAGGTGGTTGGAGATATGAGCCTGGTGTTTGATGGGAGCTCGTGAGCTTGGATACTGGCTTTGCAGGCCGTTGGCTGAGGCCTTTTTGACGATGTTAATGACGACTATCTTGCATGACTGGCAGAGCTCTTTCGAGCCGCCCTCTAGACCTTTCGTTAGGCTGGCGTTGGGTTTGCGGAAGAGCAGGGGAATTGGACTTGGGGGTTTTCCGGCGGATGGGACCATGTTCGCTCCCTGACAGCTTCTTTGTCTATTCCGATAGAGTCTGACCGGCTCAGTGAAGCCTTTTCAAAAAGCTTAATCAACAATTTTGTACACAGTCTTTGAAATCGTGTGCCATATTTCTGATATCATGAGGACAATGTGACATTAGTGAAGTGTTTGTTCTTGGGAGTAGAAGTTGTGATTGTATTCATGGCCGATCATATTTTTCATTCGTTATGTGCATCGCATATCATCGCCTTCAAGAATCGAGCATATCAACCAAAATTGGCGTTCGCACGCACGTACGCAGTCTGCAAAAGTCCTCGCCACCATTACCGCCTGACAATGAGTCCACGTCTCCGACTCTTGAAAAGGTTTATCGATGCCCTGATATGACTCGAGACCGTTGCAATTATTTAATGCACCCTCGTGCCTTCACGATCAAGCTTTCCGCCTCGTCCTCAGCGTTCGTTGTTGCACTTCGACGCTCTGCGTCCCGTCTGGCAAATTCCGTTGCTGCACATCCACATCCTTGGCAACAATGGGCGCAGAACCTCTCTTGAGTTCATTCTTGACGGCTTTGACTTTCTCCTCCGGTTCCCAGTGCTTGGGTTCAGGTTCAGTTCCTTTCGTTCCCAGAGGAGGATCGAATCTTGATCGGATTGTCTGGATCATCTTCCAGAACCAGAAAATGTTCAGAGAGTTGAGGACGAGATTCGAGGCAAGGTAGCAAGCACCGAGCCAAAGTGGGATGTACTGTGCTCCGGCGAAGGCGAAACGCTGACCTTGCTCATCGGCGTAGATCGATAATAGCTCAGTGGCATTGTAGTTCTTTGGAGCTCCTGTGGCAATTTTGGTGATCTCGGTGCTACCCCTGAAGATTGCGTTGTAGatgtcgaggaagacgaggacggaTGAGATGTTGCCCCAGACCAGACGGCAGCCGAAGAACGAGCTGACAAGGAAGGCACCATTGATCGCTTGAATGGGGGAGCCCGTCAGATCAAGTTTGTCGCAGAACCAGTGGATGTTGAGGAACGGGGATGagagctcgtagaggaggaagacggGGGCGTAGAAGTAGATAAATGGGCGCTGTTGGAAGGGGACATCAGTGGCTGTAAATATTGACTCAAATGGAGAAGGAAATAACTCACGTAGCCCAACGCAAAGACGCTCACGGCACTAATCGCATGCGCCAACATTCCAACGCCGAATATATCGACATAGTACGTGCACATGATCAGATCCCAGAGGAAATAACCCAAGGCGAAGCTCTGGCAGAGGCCACTGAGACCCGTGTATTCCCATATCCTGTTCTCCCAGAGCTCTCTCGGTCGCACAGCAATTCTCTCTTCATCGTAGAAGATCACATACAAGCTCAAGACGCAGATGAGCACGGATTGGAAGAACGAGACGACATGGACGTCCCAATTGATTCTCGTTCTCTTGTTCAAAGCCTTGTACCGTTGCGGAACCAGTCTTGAGCTGATTATGGGAGACACGACACTTCCAATTATGGtgtagaggaagaaggcgaatatGACTTCGTGGGCGTGTAGAGCGAGAGTCGGTAGCGAAAGAGCGTCGGCAAATGGCTTGACCGCGGCGACGAGCCACTCAGGCGGTGGTAGGGGAAACGGGTCCTTCATGATCGCGGCGGTGGGTGGAGGAGAGGCGCGGTGATGCTATCGTCGCATGGTATTATATCCTTCGATAGCGGAGGGAGTGATGTGTGGTCGCGTGCGAGACGGATCGTCAGATGTGCCTATAGCGGGCATAAGGTGGAGTAGCGCCCTCGTTCTCGGATTGTTCCTGGAAGCATGTGAGTGCTGCTCGCTGCCTGCCGGAACCACACTTTCTCCGCATCGCCGGCCGCGCGAACACAGCCAGACGCGAAGCTCTCCAGAAAAGTTGAAAGCGCAGTGACATACAGCCCTCCACGCCGACACCACACCGCACACCGAGCTACCGACAAGATGCAAGCTCCCGTCGTGGTGATGAACACCGCCACTGGCGACCGAAAGACCGGTCGTCAGGCACAATTGTCCAACATAACCGCCGCAAAGACCGTCGCCGATATCATTCGATCGTGTTTGGGGCCCAAGGCCATGCTGAAGATGCTGCTGGATCCCATGGGCGGTATTGTCCTGACCAACGATGGCCACGCTATCCTGCGAGAGATCGAAGTGGCGCACCCAGCAGCCAAGAGCATGATCGAATTGGCACGAACGCAGGACGAGGAAGTGGGAGATGGCACAACCACAGTCATCATTCTGGCTGGTGAGATTCTGGCTCTGTCATTGCCGCAACTCGAGCGCAAGATCCACCCGGTTGTGATCATTCAAGCATTCAAGCGAGCTCTCGCAGACTGCTTGAAGGTCATTCAGGATGTCTCCATTCCCGTTGATATCAACGACAACGATGTGATGCGGAATCTGATCTCTACCTCCATCGGCACCAAATTCACTTCGCGATACTCAGATCTCATGTGCGACTTGGCACTGCAAGCGGTCCGAACAGTAAGCACAGATGCGCATGGCGGCAAGAGGGAAGTGGATATCAAGAGATATGCACGTGTGGAGAAGGTGCCTGGTGGCGAGATTGAGGACAGCAAAGTGTTGGACGGCGTCATGCTGAACAAGGATATCACACATCCCAAAATGAGGaggagaatagagaatccaCGGGTCGTGCTGCTGGACTGCACATTGGAGTACAAGAAGGGTGAATCACAAACGAACATCGAGATCACAAAAGAGGAAGACTGGAACAGGATTCtgcagctggaggaggagcagatCAAGGCAATGTGTGATGCAATCCTTGCTGTGAAGCCCGACTTGGTCATCACCGAGAAGGGTGTGTCAGATCTGGCGCAGCACTTCTTCCAGAAAGCCAACATTACCGCGATTCGCCGGGTACGCAAGACGGACAACAACCGTATTGCACGTGCAACTGGTGCCACCATTGTCAACTCGGTCTATGACTTGACAGAGCGCGATGTTGGTACGCAATGCGGTCTCTTCGAGATTGAGAAGATCGGCGACGAGTACTTTACCTTCCTGACGAAGTGCAAGAACCCCAAGGCTTGCACAATCCTGCTCCGTGGACCTTCAAAAGACATCCTGAATGAGATCGACCGCAACTTGCTCGACGCCATGTCGGTGGCGCGAAACGTCATTTTCCATCCATACCTCTCTCCGGGAGGTGGTGCAACAGAAATGGCATGCGCTGTACGGCTGGCCCAGCTCGCTAAATCGATCGAGGGTGTGCAACAATGGCCATACAAGGCCATCGCGGACGCCATGGAGGTCATTCCCCGCACACTGATCCAGAACGCAGGTGCCTCGCCTATCCGGATCCTGACAGCGCTACGAGCGAAGCACGCCGAGGGCGGTTCGACTTGGGGCATCGATGGAGATGCTGGAAAGGTGGTCGATCAGAAGGACTTCGGCATCTGGGAACCTCAGGCTATCAAGCTGCAGAGCGTCAAGACTGCGATCGAGAGTGCGTGCTTGTTGCTCAGAGTCGACGATATTGTTGGCGCCAAGCAGGCGAGAACTGCGGGTGGACAAGGAGGAGATGATTGAGGAGGAGCGTGAGGAGCGTGTTTGATGAGTATGATGAAAAGTTCTGACCTGGGCAGGCAACAGGTCTGGAAGCAAAATCAGTGCCGTGTACAATGAAGAACAATGGCAGCATGGCTCAGCCAACGGAAGGCGAGCTACGATTCGATGCAACGATCGTCGCCATGAAATGCTTCGTGGCCTCGAACGCTGCCGTACGAACAAAGACCCGGAAGCACCATCTGTCTTGTAGCAGAGTCTCGTAGACAGCCGACACATGGTACTTTGCACATGCGCGTGACAAATCACTTTCTGATGACATGCTTACACCCCATAGTACACTCGATAATCTTGGTTTTCCGGCAGCTTGAACGATTACATGCCACATGCTACACGCAGATGTCAGTGCATGGGCAGTGTCCTTGAAAACATAAGCTTGTTCACGAACACACCCTCCTATTCATCTCAAGTGTGAAAGTCATGGCTTTCCTCACTAAACTTGTGCGCCGAGAATCTCTCATAGTGAATCAATGTGATACCGTTCACCAGTGCACTGTCACAGTCCTCCATTCACCTACTGTCATATGAAGCACAAGATAATAAATTTCTGTATAGTTCACACTACGACCTCCACCTTCGCCAAATGGGCGGAAGTACTTCAGAcagcttcttcctgcctCGAGCATCACTGGACAAACTGTCAGGCCATCTCAAGGCGGGGAAGAACAGGATCATATCCCAGCTCAGCAGAACTGGACTCGAAGGCAACATGCCGAATCCACCCAATATCACCATTTTGGTCGACCCTCTCCGCGAACCCCCAAATTTCAATGCGGTAACTCGCGCCAGACGACACTTGCGTTCAATCGAGGCAATCCAGTCATGGCAGCCAGACCCAGACAGACTGTGGTTCCGCCACCCGCTCCTAGAAGGCAGGCCATTACCAGCACCACTGTCGATTCGAGCACCAGGACACGAGTACTTGGGTAGCAGAACTGTCCAGCGCAACGACCAAATGCCTTTCCCCATCCCGGTACgaaacagcagcagaggGTTCGCCAACGAGCGCCGTGACAGCTTCGAGGTATTCGTAACATATGGCGGACCCGACTACCCTACCCAAAACCCTTCGAGGCCTGCGTTAGGGGAACTTGCTGTCAATACTCAGCCACTCACCCATCGTCAACGCATGGTATCAAGCCAAGAATTAGGTCCACCACCTCGTTCTCGCCACGGTCGCCGCAACGCCATGACGATTGATCCGCAAGATCCTCACGGCTTCGACGgcttccatcatcgccgccaccCTTCCGTGACTGGCGATCCAGAACTACCTCCCTATCGTAGCCCTAGTGCGTACGCGAGAGATGTCGGAGGCTTGCCGCCTTCTTACGACGAGCTCTTTGGCCCTGCGCCGAGCACAGCTTCACCAGTTGAGTCGCGACCGCGTCTACCGCGGTATAGTAGCTTCGATGCTGGACGAGGTGCTGCACCGGGGCCGACGCAGTGCCCGGCTATGCGGATAGAAGTTACGTACGTGGAGCTCAGCAGACGGGGACGGACTACGGAGCGGAGGGTTAGGCTGGAGGCTGAGGAGAACACGGAAGGATAGGAGAATGCAAGGCAGGCATGAGGTACATGCGCTAGTATGTCAGAAGGTTGTCTGTGGTACTTTCACCACCCTGCACCAAGTTCAGGGGCAGAGAAGTTTTTGTATGTTCGAAGAAAGAGGCGATCCTTTGCGACTGCTGTCGAAAAAGATATTCGGGGTTCAGTCAGCTCGTCGCGACACACTTTTAGTCGCGGCTACTCTTGTGAGCTGAGAAGCCTCGATCTCTCCAGAGAAAGATATATTTTCTAGCGATCGGATAGGGGGGTTGGCTGGAAATTGTCCTTAGGGC
Proteins encoded:
- a CDS encoding uncharacterized protein (CAZy:AA7) yields the protein MRWHRGIPDKDARLIRHTDHVLKGSLSTPSSKLLQTQRFNLLHSHFSHHEVMEGIAEWGLDELKEVCPTYYERGPPQYEEHTKPWSTAADRHAMLVVVPKNLTTLQKVVKALSGSILDFAIRGTGTGSSSAYDAVVSMQGFKSFEFNPITEIATVGAGLTWGEVDKLVDTHAPGYGAVGARCPWVGVAGCALVGGISWLSLEHGLVSDPQNLIDAQVVLRDGRVVWAKEDGEEDLMWALRGGGGNFGVVSALKIHLKRVSPKIFSALVTVPYSSLAETSKAVAAMHRRPGDPKVAMFVANQGPGMGQSVQGARPGIVLTLYDVHGEAHARSEEGFAWAFQLPGAVELGGGEMTLSQVNALPSAYAAWHGTSRYRCSAPLISDIDDEFIVRLWKWYEDTITLHQGFENGSSMIFEMMQEPVFNSVSSPASTAWPHARGRRHVMQVALVTSPEDTSEEVESIASTQLERLTSQITAGHGFHGEYFVAWLQDWNNLSEVYGENWDRLLAVKRKYDPEDRFYRAIGLRRQEGSKGVAV
- the CCT3 gene encoding T-complex protein 1 subunit gamma, with the protein product MQAPVVVMNTATGDRKTGRQAQLSNITAAKTVADIIRSCLGPKAMLKMLLDPMGGIVLTNDGHAILREIEVAHPAAKSMIELARTQDEEVGDGTTTVIILAGEILALSLPQLERKIHPVVIIQAFKRALADCLKVIQDVSIPVDINDNDVMRNLISTSIGTKFTSRYSDLMCDLALQAVRTVSTDAHGGKREVDIKRYARVEKVPGGEIEDSKVLDGVMLNKDITHPKMRRRIENPRVVLLDCTLEYKKGESQTNIEITKEEDWNRILQLEEEQIKAMCDAILAVKPDLVITEKGVSDLAQHFFQKANITAIRRVRKTDNNRIARATGATIVNSVYDLTERDVGTQCGLFEIEKIGDEYFTFLTKCKNPKACTILLRGPSKDILNEIDRNLLDAMSVARNVIFHPYLSPGGGATEMACAVRLAQLAKSIEGVQQWPYKAIADAMEVIPRTLIQNAGASPIRILTALRAKHAEGGSTWGIDGDAGKVVDQKDFGIWEPQAIKLQSVKTAIESACLLLRVDDIVGAKQARTAGGQGGDD